The Bryobacteraceae bacterium genomic sequence ACACGCATCGCCAACTCTAGCCCAAGTATAATTGACTCTTGCATTGCGACACGCAAACCTCCCCCATGCGCTTCGAGACCGACGCCGCTGCCCGAGGCGACCACCAAAGTCATGAGCCGATGCTCTTCTGTCCCGTCTGCAGCCTTCGCCTGCTCGAACGTAAGTGCAAACTCTACTGCGCCCAGTGCGGCTACTACCTGAGCTGCGGCGACTACTACTGAACTTAACGATGTCCGAAATCGCTGAACTCCTCGAGCGCTTCCGCCGCGGACCCGAGTTGCTTGCCGTCGCCACCACCGGCGCCAGCAACCCCGAACTCGACTTCTCGCCGGGCGAGGGCCAGTGGTCCGCGCGCATGATCGCCGCTCACCTCACCGACTCCGAGTACGTCGGAGCCATGCGCCTCCGCCAGGTCATCGCCGAAACGCATCCCACCCTCATCGCCTGGGACGAAAAAGCCTGGGCCGCCGGACTCAACTACGGA encodes the following:
- a CDS encoding DinB family protein; protein product: MSEIAELLERFRRGPELLAVATTGASNPELDFSPGEGQWSARMIAAHLTDSEYVGAMRLRQVIAETHPTLIAWDEKAWAAGLNYGARKISAIVESFRRVRGDNYDLLTGLPQEAFTRTGNHTERGAITLHDLLRIYAEHAEGHARQIMTARQAYKNRAS